The following coding sequences are from one Capsicum annuum cultivar UCD-10X-F1 chromosome 3, UCD10Xv1.1, whole genome shotgun sequence window:
- the LOC107863725 gene encoding rhodanese-like domain-containing protein 9, chloroplastic yields MAGISCYSPLLLSSRSILGSSLLVVKGKPLRRAFLIKAQVEFVNAEEAKKLVALEGYAVLDVRDKTQFERAHIKNCYHVPLFVENTDNDLGTIVKRQLHNNFAGLFFGLPFTKPNPAFVQSVKSQFSPESKLLLVCQEGLRSAAAAQRLEGAGYDNIACITSGLQTIKPGTFDSVGLKELQDAGKAGLVTIQGKISTVLGAVLICALLFVTFFPDQAEQLLQMAPSS; encoded by the exons ATGGCAGGGATCAGTTGCTATTCTCCTTTGCTACTCTCTTCTCGGAG CATCTTGGGATCATCTTTGTTGGTTGTCAAAGGGAAACCTCTTAGGAGAGCTTTTCTAATTAAAGCACAAGTTGAATTCGTGAATGCTGAGGAGGCGAAGAAACTTGTAGCTCTTGAGGGATATGCAGTACTAGATGTGCGTGACAAAACTCAATTCGAGAGAGCTCATATCAAAAACTGCTATCATGTACCACTCTTTGTAGAGAACACAGATAATGACTTAG GGACGATAGTAAAGAGGCAGTTGCACAACAATTTTGCTGGTTTATTTTTCGGACTGCCATTTACTAAGCCCAATCCTGCGTTTGTGCAATCTGTTAAAAGCCAATTTTCTCCTGAAAGCAAGTTGCTACTTGTCTGTCAAGAGGGTCTAAG GTCCGCAGCTGCTGCCCAGAGATTAGAGGGAGCAGGTTATGACAACATAGCATGCATAACATCCGGTCTTCAGACCATAAAGCCTG GAACATTTGATTCTGTTGGTTTGAAAGAGCTGCAAGATGCTGGCAAAGCTGGTCTAGTTACCATACAGGGCAAGATTTCAACAGTTCTTGGAGCTGTGCTTATCT GTGCACTTTTATTTGTAACTTTCTTCCCTGATCAAGCAGAACAGCTTCTTCAAATGGCTCCTTCAAGCTAA